One segment of Eschrichtius robustus isolate mEscRob2 chromosome 3, mEscRob2.pri, whole genome shotgun sequence DNA contains the following:
- the LOC137762828 gene encoding flavin-containing monooxygenase 3 isoform X1, with protein sequence MVKKVAIIGAGISGLASIRSCLEEGLEPTCFEKGEDIGGLWKFSDHAEEGRASIYRSVFTNSSKEMTCFPDFPFPDDFPNFMHNSKLQEYITAFAKEKNLLRYIQLKTLVSSVSKRPDFSVTGQWDVTTEKDGKKESAVFDAVMICSGHHVYPNLPKESFPGLQLFKGKCLHSWDYKEPGIFKGKRVLVIGLGNSGCDIASELSHTAEQVIVSSRSGSWVMSRVWHGGYPWDMMFITRFETFLKNNLPTVISDWWYVKQMNARFKHENYGLMPLNGTLRKEPVFNDELPARILCGTVTVKPNVKEFTETSAIFEDGTVFEAIDCVIFATGYSYAYPFLDDSIIKSRDNEVTLFKGIFPPPLEKPTMAVIGLVQSLGAVIPTTDLQSRWAVQVIKGTCTLPSVKDMMNDIDEKMGKKLKWFGKSDTIQTDYIVYMDELASFIGAKPNIPWLFLTDPKLALEVYFGPCSSYQFRLVGPGKWPGARNAILTQWDRILKPTTTRIVGSPLKPCLFCSWFRPVLISVLSIAAFLVLF encoded by the exons GACCATGCCGAGGAAGGCAGGGCCAGCATTTATCGGTCAGTCTTTACCAACTCTTCCAAAGAGATGACATGTTTTCCAGACTTCCCTTTTCCTGATGACTTTCCCAACTTTATGCATAACAGTAAGCTCCAGGAATACATCACTGCGTTTGCCAAAGAAAAGAACCTCCTGAGATACATTCAACTTAAG ACACTTGTATCCAGTGTAAGTAAACGTCCTGATTTCTCAGTCACTGGCCAATGGGACGTTACCACTGAAAAGGATGGTAAAAAAGAATCAGCTGTCTTTGATGCTGTAATGATTTGTTCTGGACATCATGTGTACCCCAACCTACCAAAAGAGTCCTTTCCAG GTTTACAACTTTTTAAAGGCAAATGCTTGCACAGCTGGGACTATAAAGAACCAGGAATATTCAAGGGGAAGCGAGTCCTGGTGATTGGCCTGGGAAATTCAGGCTGTGATATTGCCTCAGAACTCAGCCACACAGCTGAACAG GTCATCGTCAGCTCCAGAAGTGGCTCCTGGGTGATGAGCCGGGTCTGGCATGGTGGCTATCCATGGGACATGATGTTTATCACTCGATTTGAAACCTTCCTCAAGAACAACTTACCAACAGTCATCTCTGACTGGTGGTACGTGAAGCAAATGAATGCAAGATTCAAGCATGAGAACTATGGCTTGATGCCTTTAAATGG CACCCTGAGGAAAGAGCCCGTGTTCAATGATGAGCTCCCGGCTCGCATTCTATGTGGCACTGTGACCGTTAAGCCAAATGTGAAGGAGTTTACAGAGACTTCGGCCATTTTTGAGGATGGGACAGTGTTTGAGGCCATTGACTGTGTCATCTTTGCAACAGGCTATAGTTATGCCTACCCCTTCCTTGATGACTCCATCATTAAGAGCAGAGACAACGAGGTCACCTTATTTAAAGGCATCTTCCCGCCTCCACTGGAGAAGCCAACCATGGCAGTGATCGGCCTTGTCCAGTCCCTTGGAGCTGTCATCCCCACAACTGACTTGCAGTCTCGCTGGGCAGTGCAAGTAATAAAGG GAACTTGCACTTTGCCTTCTGTCAAGGACATGATGAATGATATTGatgaaaaaatggggaaaaagctCAAATG GTTTGGCAAAAGCGATACCATACAGACGGATTATATCGTTTATATGGATGAACTTGCCTCCTTCATTGGGGCAAAGCCCAACATCCCATGGCTGTTTCTCACAGATCCAAAGTTGGCCTTGGAGGTTTACTTTGGCCCTTGCAGCTCATATCAGTTTAGGCTGGTGGGGCCGGGGAAGTGGCCAGGAGCCAGAAATGCCATCCTGACCCAGTGGGACCGGATATTGAAACCCACGACGACAAGAATTGTTGGGAGTCCTCTGAAGCCTTGCTTATTTTGCAGTTGGTTCAGGCCCGTTCTTATTTCGGTTCTGTCAATTGCTGCTTTCCTTGTGTTGTTCTAA
- the LOC137762828 gene encoding flavin-containing monooxygenase 3 isoform X2, whose amino-acid sequence MVKKVAIIGAGISGLASIRSCLEEGLEPTCFEKGEDIGGLWKFSDHAEEGRASIYRSVFTNSSKEMTCFPDFPFPDDFPNFMHNSKLQEYITAFAKEKNLLRYIQLKTLVSSVSKRPDFSVTGQWDVTTEKDGKKESAVFDAVMICSGHHVYPNLPKESFPGLQLFKGKCLHSWDYKEPGIFKGKRVLVIGLGNSGCDIASELSHTAEQVIVSSRSGSWVMSRVWHGGYPWDMMFITRFETFLKNNLPTVISDWCTLRKEPVFNDELPARILCGTVTVKPNVKEFTETSAIFEDGTVFEAIDCVIFATGYSYAYPFLDDSIIKSRDNEVTLFKGIFPPPLEKPTMAVIGLVQSLGAVIPTTDLQSRWAVQVIKGTCTLPSVKDMMNDIDEKMGKKLKWFGKSDTIQTDYIVYMDELASFIGAKPNIPWLFLTDPKLALEVYFGPCSSYQFRLVGPGKWPGARNAILTQWDRILKPTTTRIVGSPLKPCLFCSWFRPVLISVLSIAAFLVLF is encoded by the exons GACCATGCCGAGGAAGGCAGGGCCAGCATTTATCGGTCAGTCTTTACCAACTCTTCCAAAGAGATGACATGTTTTCCAGACTTCCCTTTTCCTGATGACTTTCCCAACTTTATGCATAACAGTAAGCTCCAGGAATACATCACTGCGTTTGCCAAAGAAAAGAACCTCCTGAGATACATTCAACTTAAG ACACTTGTATCCAGTGTAAGTAAACGTCCTGATTTCTCAGTCACTGGCCAATGGGACGTTACCACTGAAAAGGATGGTAAAAAAGAATCAGCTGTCTTTGATGCTGTAATGATTTGTTCTGGACATCATGTGTACCCCAACCTACCAAAAGAGTCCTTTCCAG GTTTACAACTTTTTAAAGGCAAATGCTTGCACAGCTGGGACTATAAAGAACCAGGAATATTCAAGGGGAAGCGAGTCCTGGTGATTGGCCTGGGAAATTCAGGCTGTGATATTGCCTCAGAACTCAGCCACACAGCTGAACAG GTCATCGTCAGCTCCAGAAGTGGCTCCTGGGTGATGAGCCGGGTCTGGCATGGTGGCTATCCATGGGACATGATGTTTATCACTCGATTTGAAACCTTCCTCAAGAACAACTTACCAACAGTCATCTCTGACTGGTG CACCCTGAGGAAAGAGCCCGTGTTCAATGATGAGCTCCCGGCTCGCATTCTATGTGGCACTGTGACCGTTAAGCCAAATGTGAAGGAGTTTACAGAGACTTCGGCCATTTTTGAGGATGGGACAGTGTTTGAGGCCATTGACTGTGTCATCTTTGCAACAGGCTATAGTTATGCCTACCCCTTCCTTGATGACTCCATCATTAAGAGCAGAGACAACGAGGTCACCTTATTTAAAGGCATCTTCCCGCCTCCACTGGAGAAGCCAACCATGGCAGTGATCGGCCTTGTCCAGTCCCTTGGAGCTGTCATCCCCACAACTGACTTGCAGTCTCGCTGGGCAGTGCAAGTAATAAAGG GAACTTGCACTTTGCCTTCTGTCAAGGACATGATGAATGATATTGatgaaaaaatggggaaaaagctCAAATG GTTTGGCAAAAGCGATACCATACAGACGGATTATATCGTTTATATGGATGAACTTGCCTCCTTCATTGGGGCAAAGCCCAACATCCCATGGCTGTTTCTCACAGATCCAAAGTTGGCCTTGGAGGTTTACTTTGGCCCTTGCAGCTCATATCAGTTTAGGCTGGTGGGGCCGGGGAAGTGGCCAGGAGCCAGAAATGCCATCCTGACCCAGTGGGACCGGATATTGAAACCCACGACGACAAGAATTGTTGGGAGTCCTCTGAAGCCTTGCTTATTTTGCAGTTGGTTCAGGCCCGTTCTTATTTCGGTTCTGTCAATTGCTGCTTTCCTTGTGTTGTTCTAA